The following are from one region of the Rosettibacter firmus genome:
- a CDS encoding sigma factor-like helix-turn-helix DNA-binding protein, producing MKLFSENTNYVNYLIELSQAGRKSAFFDLCEINLKNVFTVIYYLTLDYELSKKIAVKTFLQAWENIKYYDYKISFALWIKDIAIKFAIQHVNRLVIPNKEIELTDDKLKNLELLIMNLDYERRIIFILHDLEGYTYEEIANYLETDTIDDIKAKLIETRNYIISKICK from the coding sequence ATGAAATTATTTTCTGAAAACACAAACTATGTAAATTATCTTATCGAACTTTCGCAAGCAGGTAGAAAGAGTGCATTTTTTGATTTATGCGAAATAAATTTGAAGAATGTATTTACTGTAATTTACTATTTAACTTTAGATTATGAGTTAAGCAAAAAGATTGCTGTTAAAACATTTCTTCAAGCATGGGAAAATATTAAATATTATGATTACAAGATTTCCTTTGCTTTGTGGATAAAAGATATTGCCATAAAGTTTGCTATTCAGCACGTTAATCGTTTAGTGATTCCCAATAAAGAAATTGAACTTACAGATGATAAATTGAAAAACTTAGAATTACTTATTATGAATCTGGACTATGAAAGAAGAATTATATTTATATTACATGATCTCGAAGGATATACTTATGAAGAAATTGCAAACTATCTTGAAACCGATACAATTGACGATATAAAAGCAAAATTAATAGAAACAAGAAATTATATAATTAGTAAAATATGCAAATAA
- a CDS encoding KUP/HAK/KT family potassium transporter, producing MGLVFGDIGTSPIYTLTVIFIITPPTFQNVLGILSLVFWTLIILVTIEYTFLAMSLSSKGEGGIIVLKEILRSSIKRGRSIVFITFLGYVGVSLLMGDGVITPAISILSAVEGLELIPGIGHIEQSTIVLITIIITLFLFSVQSRGTDKVAASFGPIMLLWFLSLFLSGAISLFKNPQVLTAISPYYAIEFMTHNGITGFFVLSEVILCATGGEAIYADMGHLGREPIRRAWYIVFFALVINYFGQGAFLLEHVGKYNNFNILFTMIKSQAQFLYIPFLILTLMATIIASQAMISAMFSLVYQGIRTYIFPLMRVKYTSTHLKSQIYIAAVNWILLVAVILMILIFRKSQNLAAAYGFAVTMTMAISTFFMIWIFYRFKIKWKVAIALFVFTVNLIFLVAVIFKIPHGGYWSIIIALIPLLTIRIWTGGNRAVHKAFRALPIDTFITSFDQLYATGNVLPGTALFFTKDLDTIPPYMVHCTISSNIIYEHNILISIATMDKPFGMQKLFEPEITEGLSGLEVQIGYQEKVDVMKVLKELQIEPKVMFYGVDDVHTKKATLKIFSLIKRITPNFVQFLDLPYQKLHGVITRIEI from the coding sequence ATGGGACTTGTATTTGGAGATATTGGTACAAGTCCCATTTATACTTTAACCGTAATATTTATTATCACGCCACCTACATTTCAAAATGTCCTTGGGATTCTATCACTTGTTTTCTGGACATTAATAATTCTTGTTACAATTGAGTATACTTTTTTAGCAATGAGTCTTAGTTCTAAAGGTGAAGGTGGTATAATTGTTTTAAAAGAGATACTCCGTAGTTCAATTAAAAGAGGGCGTTCGATTGTTTTTATTACTTTTCTTGGATATGTAGGCGTCTCATTATTGATGGGCGATGGAGTTATAACACCTGCAATAAGTATACTTTCAGCAGTTGAAGGCTTAGAATTAATACCTGGAATAGGTCACATTGAACAAAGTACTATTGTACTTATTACAATTATCATTACATTATTTCTATTTTCTGTACAGTCAAGAGGAACGGATAAAGTAGCAGCTTCTTTTGGACCTATAATGCTTTTATGGTTTTTATCTCTTTTTCTCTCAGGAGCTATATCTTTATTTAAAAATCCTCAAGTTCTTACTGCGATAAGTCCTTATTATGCTATTGAATTTATGACACATAATGGAATTACAGGATTCTTTGTTTTATCAGAAGTTATTCTGTGTGCAACTGGTGGAGAAGCAATTTATGCTGATATGGGGCATTTAGGACGAGAACCTATTAGAAGAGCATGGTACATTGTATTTTTCGCTCTTGTTATAAATTATTTTGGACAGGGAGCATTTCTTTTAGAACATGTCGGGAAATATAATAATTTCAATATTCTATTTACTATGATTAAATCGCAAGCTCAGTTTTTATATATACCTTTTTTAATTCTTACATTGATGGCAACAATAATTGCTTCTCAAGCAATGATCTCTGCAATGTTTTCGCTGGTTTATCAAGGTATTCGTACTTATATCTTTCCTTTGATGCGTGTTAAGTATACTTCAACGCATTTAAAATCACAAATTTATATTGCTGCTGTTAATTGGATTTTACTGGTTGCAGTAATTTTAATGATTTTGATTTTCCGTAAATCACAAAACTTAGCAGCAGCTTATGGTTTTGCTGTTACAATGACAATGGCAATCAGCACATTCTTCATGATATGGATTTTTTATAGATTTAAGATAAAATGGAAAGTGGCAATTGCTTTATTTGTTTTTACAGTTAATTTAATTTTTCTTGTTGCAGTCATATTCAAAATTCCACATGGTGGTTACTGGTCAATAATTATTGCTCTTATACCTTTATTAACTATTAGAATTTGGACAGGTGGAAATAGAGCTGTGCATAAAGCATTTAGAGCACTCCCAATCGATACTTTTATTACGAGTTTTGATCAACTCTATGCAACAGGTAATGTATTGCCTGGTACAGCATTGTTCTTTACTAAAGATCTTGATACAATTCCTCCCTATATGGTTCATTGCACAATTAGTAGTAATATTATTTATGAACATAATATTTTAATTTCAATAGCAACAATGGATAAACCTTTTGGTATGCAAAAACTATTCGAGCCTGAAATAACAGAAGGATTATCTGGACTTGAAGTTCAAATAGGATATCAAGAAAAAGTGGATGTTATGAAAGTTTTAAAAGAACTTCAAATTGAACCAAAAGTTATGTTCTATGGTGTTGATGATGTTCATACTAAAAAAGCTACTTTGAAGATATTTTCACTAATTAAAAGAATTACTCCAAATTTTGTTCAGTTCTTGGACCTTCCTTATCAAAAACTGCACGGTGTAATAACCCGCATTGAAATTTGA
- a CDS encoding SDR family oxidoreductase has translation MEQKTILITGSTDGIGKQVAIELARLGHRIILHGRNISKVNQTAKEINELTNNSKLEEYVADFTSFKEVKEMALKLKNKFDCIDVLINNAGVYMNKKIITEDGYETTFQVNHLSHFLLTNLLIDLIKFSSQGRIINVSSIAHQSADFDLENLNGEKYFSPYNAYAVSKFANILFTKKLAEYLNETKITVNALHPGVISTKLLRAGFNISGASVKKGAETPVYLAISPEVENISGEYFIDKRIEKTHPDTYNEFLLTEFWNISAKMVGLDNIT, from the coding sequence ATGGAGCAAAAAACTATTTTAATAACTGGTTCTACTGATGGAATTGGAAAACAAGTTGCAATTGAACTTGCCAGATTAGGTCACAGAATAATTTTACATGGAAGAAATATCTCAAAAGTTAATCAAACAGCAAAAGAAATAAATGAATTGACAAATAATTCAAAATTAGAAGAATATGTTGCAGATTTCACTTCATTTAAGGAAGTTAAAGAAATGGCATTAAAACTCAAGAATAAATTTGATTGTATAGATGTATTAATAAACAACGCTGGCGTTTATATGAATAAAAAAATAATTACAGAAGATGGCTATGAAACAACTTTTCAGGTTAACCATCTTTCTCACTTTTTATTAACAAATCTTTTAATTGATTTAATAAAATTCAGTTCACAGGGGAGAATAATTAATGTAAGTTCAATTGCACATCAAAGTGCAGATTTTGATTTAGAAAATTTAAATGGTGAAAAATATTTTTCTCCTTACAATGCATATGCAGTATCAAAATTTGCTAATATTTTATTTACAAAAAAACTTGCAGAATATTTAAATGAAACAAAAATTACAGTAAATGCACTTCATCCTGGAGTGATTTCAACAAAATTGTTGAGAGCTGGTTTTAATATTTCAGGGGCATCTGTTAAAAAGGGGGCAGAAACACCCGTATACTTAGCAATTTCACCAGAAGTTGAAAATATCAGTGGCGAATATTTTATTGATAAAAGAATTGAAAAAACTCATCCTGACACTTATAACGAATTTCTACTTACTGAATTCTGGAATATTAGTGCTAAAATGGTCGGCTTAGATAATATTACTTAA